A genomic window from Brassica oleracea var. oleracea cultivar TO1000 chromosome C8, BOL, whole genome shotgun sequence includes:
- the LOC106309059 gene encoding uncharacterized protein LOC106309059, with product MEHTLKMLHDVIARSLQQPQMQPQPLVPPQPSVSTPMLPLITAMKNMKTPHFEGGTDPFQADQWLRTMEKNFETLTCSEESKKKMAVYYLDKDAAEWWESRDHQVGHLVTTWVAFKQEFECKYFTPESKRRLQRQFANLVQGDKYESEFMRLRRHVLRGQDDEETMIYNFMFGLKPELENRLAVENYESLTELVEKAVNVEIGLEAEKAATKKSKQHQEGKYGGNQRSFKGKDKEKESGGPSRRSLFTGKCFNCGKIGHKSSECYGKKPGSFQSNSYNPTCFTCGKKGHISTQCSVNRPIPATPITVRPPPAPPAIAPAPKRQAIGGRVYALELEDTKLPGPSKDPITGFWVL from the coding sequence ATGGAGCACACTCTAAAGATGCTTCATGACGTGATAGCGAGGTCATTACAACAACCTCAGATGCAACCTCAGCCACTCGTGCCACCACAACCTTCAGTTAGTACACCGATGTTACCGTTGATAACTGCCATGAAAAATATGAAGACACCACATTTTGAAGGAGGGACAGATCCATTTCAAGCCGACCAGTGGCTTCGAACAATGGAGAAAAACTTTGAGACCCTGACGTGTTCCGAAGAATCTAAGAAGAAGATGGCAGTGTATTACTTAGACAAAGACGCGGCAGAATGGTGGGAGAGTAGGGATCACCAAGTAGGACATCTGGTCACCACTTGGGTGGCATTCAAACAAGAATTTGAATGCAAGTACTTCACTCCAGAATCCAAGCGAAGGCTTCAACGTCAGTTTGCTAACCTAGTACAAGGAGACAAATATGAATCTGAGTTCATGCGACTGCGACGACATGTGCTGCGAGGACAAGATGATGAAGAAACCATGATATATAACTTTATGTTTGGTCTAAAACCAGAGCTAGAAAATAGACTGGCAGTCGAAAACTATGAGAGTCTCACCGAGCTAGTGGAAAAGGCTGTGAATGTGGAGATTGGATTGGAAGCTGAGAAGGCGGCAACTAAGAAATCCAAGCAGCATCAAGAAGGAAAGTATGGTGGAAACCAAAGATCTTTTAAGGGTAAAGATAAGGAAAAGGAATCGGGAGGGCCAAGTCGGCGATCTCTGTTCACAGGGAAATGCTTTAACTGTGGCAAGATAGGCCATAAGTCAAGTGAATGCTACGGGAAGAAACCTGGATCCTTTCAGTCAAACTCCTACAATCCTACATGTTTCACGTGTGGGAAGAAAGGGCACATCTCTACCCAGTGCAGCGTCAACCGTCCTATCCCAGCTACGCCAATCACTGTCCGTCCTCCTCCAGCTCCACCTGCAATCGCACCAGCGCCAAAAAGGCAAGCTATAGGAGGTAGAGTTTACGCTTTAGAACTAGAGGATACTAAACTTCCAGGCCCATCTAAGGATCCCATCACAGGTTTTTGGGTTCTTTAA